From Triticum urartu cultivar G1812 chromosome 2, Tu2.1, whole genome shotgun sequence, a single genomic window includes:
- the LOC125539495 gene encoding ribosome maturation protein SBDS: MSRTLVQPVGQKRLTNVAVVRLRKGGQRFEIACFPNKVVNWRDRVEKDLDEVLQSHNVYSNVSKGVLAKSKDLIRIFGTDDLVEICLEILEKGELQVSGKEREAQLSAQFRDIATIVMEKTIDPQTRRPYTMNMIERLMHDIHFAVDPNITSKEQALRVIKKLIEHPDCSIKRAPLTVRFIAPKSNLAGLMEKLDGWNAIVLSKDESANQSSIVCEIEPSVLHSCEEKLKDVQGRVEVLSVSAHKEGGSSTDQYDNVEDNVEKAQPVPAKESGAVAQLSETMQKQSLSSEVESQGQAPGKPQKRCKECDIFMEDKLYRDHCKSGWHKHNYTRHKNGLPPLSQEECLMEIEMADSQRGLKDYDF; the protein is encoded by the exons ATGTCCCGCACGCTGGTGCAGCCGGTGGGGCAGAAGCGGCTGACCAACGTGGCCGTGGTGCGGCTGCGCAAGGGCGGCCAGCGGTTCGAGATCGCCTGCTTCCCCAACAAGGTGGTCAACTGGCGCGACCGCGTCGAGAAGGACCTCGACGAGGTGCTCCAGTCCCACAACGTCTACTCCAACGTCTCCAAGGGCGTCCTCGCCAAGTCCAAGGACCTCATCAGGATCTTCGGCACCGACGACCTCGTCGAAATCTGCCTCGAG ATTTTGGAGAAAGGGGAGCTCCAGGTTTCTGGcaaggagagggaggcgcagctGTCCGCGCAGTTCAGGGACATCGCCACCATCGTGATGGAGAAGACTATCGATCCTCAGACCCGGCGCCCCTACACCATGAACATGATCGAGCGCCTCATGCACGACATACACTTTGCAGTCGATCCAAACATTACCTCCAAGGAACAG GCACTGAGAGTTATTAAGAAGCTAATTGAGCACCCTGACTGCTCGATAAAGCGTGCACCATTGACTGTGCGGTTCATTGCACCTAAGTCCAATCTTGCTGGCCTTATGGAGAAGCTTGATGGGTGGAATGCAATTGTTCTTTCAAAGGATGAATCTGCCAATCAGTCTTCCATT GTATGTGAGATTGAACCATCTGTTCTGCACTCGTGTGAAGAGAAACTGAAGGACGTGCAAGGGAGGGTGGAAGTACTCTCCGTGTCGGCACACAAAGAAGGTGGCTCTTCTACAGACCAATATGACAATGTCGAGGACAATGTGGAGAAGGCACAGCCCGTGCCTGCGAAGGAGTCTGGTGCTGTTGCTCAGCTAAGTGAGACCATGCAGAAACAGAGCCTTTCAAGTGAAGTGGAAAGCCAGGGCCAGGCACCAGGCAAGCCGCAGAAAAGATGCAAAGAATGCGACATATTCATGGAGGACAAGCTGTACAGAGACCACTGCAAGTCCGGGTGGCACAAGCACAACTACACACGCCACAAGAATGGGCTTCCTCCGCTCAGCCAGGAGGAGTGCTTGATGGAAATAGAGATGGCAGATTCCCAGAGGGGTCTGAAGGACTACGATTTCTGA
- the LOC125539496 gene encoding translation initiation factor IF-2 — MARNCRISSFFFLLLMLCTTSHCEARALRQSKRNSLMNVLFKLNFARAVEPTQPPPPPSSLDASAGSDAASASLAAVDAPFCVNPPDAPPSSSSTPPFTSTAPSSTTPSVPDQLPPITPVPPSFEPSPPADGGGATPGSSPGLGTPASTPTPINPPQFAPSPPGTAPPSPIVVVPSPPDEFGPGSGGGGQGGGVGGGGGGGGEGGGGGVGGGGGGGGGGGGGGGVGGGGGGLGEGGGGGGGFMPPIIYPPPLAPPMAPGSGQALWCVAKPTVPDPILQEAMDYACGSGAECRSIQPSGACSQPDTVLAHASYAFNSYWQMTRANGGTCDFGGTATIVTSDPSYDSCAFNLV; from the exons ATGGCGCGCAACTGCAGAATCAGCAGcttcttcttcctgctcctcatgCTCTGTACCACCTCGCACTGCG AGGCGAGAGCTCTGAGGCAGAGCAAGAGGAACTCGCTGATGAACGTGCTCTTCAAGCTCAACTTCGCCAGGGCGGTGGAGCCGACgcagccgccgccccctccctcgTCGCTCGATGCCAGCGCTGGCAGCGACGCCGCGAGCGCGAGTCTCGCCGCCGTCGATGCCCCGTTCTGCGTCAACCCTCCTGACGCTCCCCCCTCGTCGTCGTCCACGCCCCCCTTCACCTCCACGGCGCCCTCCTCCACCACCCCGTCCGTGCCGGACCAGCTGCCGCCCATCACCCCCGTCCCGCCCTCCTTCGAGCCCAGCCCGCCGGCCGACGGCGGTGGCGCCACCCCGGGCTCCAGTCCGGGGCTGGGCACGCCGGCGTCCACGCCCACGCCCATCAACCCGCCGCAGTTCGCCCCGAGCCCGCCTGGGACGGCGCCGCCCAGCCCGATCGTCGTTGTGCCGAGCCCGCCCGACGAATTCGGCCCAGGCTCGGGCGGCGGAGGACAGGGAGGAGGCGTAGGAGGAGGGGGCGGTGgtggaggagagggaggaggcggaggcgtaggaggaggtggtggtggtggaggaggaggaggaggaggcggaggcgtaggaggaggaggaggcggtctaggagaaggagggggaggaggcggcgggttCATGCCGCCGATCATCTACCCGCCGCCGCTGGCCCCTCCGATGGCGCCGGGGTCCGGGCAGGCGCTGTGGTGCGTGGCGAAGCCGACAGTGCCGGACCCGATCCTCCAGGAGGCCATGGACTACGCGTGCGGCTCCGGCGCCGAGTGCCGGTCCATCCAGCCGTCCGGCGCCTGCTCCCAGCCGGACACCGTGCTGGCCCACGCCTCCTACGCCTTCAACAGCTACTGGCAGATGACCCGGGCCAACGGCGGCACCTGCGACTTCGGCGGCACCgccaccatcgtcaccagcgacccaa GCTACGACAGTTGCGCGTTCAACCTTGTATGA
- the LOC125537707 gene encoding ent-kaur-16-ene synthase, chloroplastic-like — protein sequence MTDDVTLLAAAGSRAPPSTSQGLMVSAPAKRAASDSSPVVIVLLPGLGQLLPLSERKARIRKQLLEPELLPSSYDTAWVAMVPLPGSPQVPCFPQCVEWILQTQQSNGSWGLIQMDSSINKDVLSSTLACVLALKRWNVGREHIKRGLRFIGRNLSTATDEQSVAPIGFNITFSGMLSLGIEMGLEFPVGQTDVGRILHLREVELKRLIGDKSDGRKAYMAYVAEGQGNLLDWNQVMKFQRKNRSLFNSPSTTAAALIHNFDDKALQYVKLLVSKFGSSVPTVYPTNIYHQLSMVDSLEKIGISHYFSTEIKSILDVAYSFWLQRDEEIMLDVAACAMAFRLLRMNGYDVSSDDLYHVDETTFHNSLQGYLNDTKSILELYKASEVSVSENECILDNIGDWSASLLTEKLFSDWVQTTPLFQEVEYALKFPFYATMERLDHKRNIEHFNIYGSHMLKTEQLPCCVNQDFLALAIQDFDFSQSIYQYELLHLESWAKENRLDQPQFARQKLSYCYLAAAATIFPPELSDARMSWSKNGVLTTVVDDFFDVGGSQEEHENLIALVEKWDEHSKDEFYSEQVKILFCAIYTTVNQLAAVASAVQSRDVQKHLIELWLQLLRSMMSEAEWRMRQYVPTIEQYMSNAVVSFTLGPTVLTSLYFIGEKISDCVVNDQEYKELFRLMSTCGRLLNDIQGLERESMEGNLDYVSLLVHHSGGSMSIETAKETIRKSIASCRKDLLKLVLREDTAVPRPCKELFWKMCKTVHLFYSQTDGFSSPSEMVSAVNAVISEPLKLQEGHARLSIFLPKKLLV from the exons ATGACCGACGACGTAACCCTCCTCGCCGCCGCAGGCTCGCGCGCGCCGCCGAGCACGTCCCAGGGCTTGATGGTTTCAGCTCCAGCGAAGCGCGCCGCCTCCGACTCTTCTCCGGTTGTCATCGTCCTCCTCCCCGGGCTCGGGCAGCTTCTTCCTCTTTCG GAGCGGAAGGCTAGAATAAGGAAGCAGCTCCTGGAACCTGAGTTGTTGCCATCTTCCTACGACACCGCGTGGGTGGCTATGGTGCCCTTGCCGGGCTCTCCTCAAGTTCCATGCTTCCCACAGTGTGTCGAGTGGATCCTACAAACCCAGCAAAGCAATGGATCTTGGGGTCTCATCCAAATGGACTCCTCCATCAACAAGGATGTCCTCTCATCCACATTGGCTTGTGTGCTGGCACTTAAGAGGTGGAATGTTGGCAGGGAGCATATCAAGAGAG GACTACGTTTCATTGGAAGAAATTTATCCACTGCTACAGATGAACAGAGTGTTGCTCCTATAGGCTTCAATATCACATTTTCGGGTATGCTTAGCCTTGGGATTGAGATGGGATTGGAATTTCCCGTTGGACAAACTGATGTTGGTAGGATTCTTCACCTCCGGGAGGTGGAACTGAAAAG ACTTATTGGGGATAAATCTGATGGGAGGAAAGCATATATGGCTTATGTTGCTGAAGGGCAAGGAAACTTGTTGGACTGGAATCAAGTTATGAAGTTCCAAAGGAAGAATAGATCGTTGTTCAACTCCCCTTCGACAACTGCTGCTGCATTAATCCACAATTTTGATGACAAAGCCCTGCAGTATGTAAAATTACTTGTCAGCAAATTTGGTAGTTCAG TACCAACAGTTTATCCAACAAATATATATCATCAGCTTTCAATGGTAGATTCTCTTGAAAAAATCGGGATATCTCATTATTTTTCTACTGAGATAAAGAGCATCCTGGACGTGGCATACAG TTTCTGGTTACAGAGAGACGAGGAAATCATGTTAGATGTAGCAGCATGTGCAATGGCATTTCGTCTTTTGCGGATGAATGGATATGATGTTTCCTCAG ATGATCTGTATCATGTTGATGAAACCACTTTCCATAACTCACTTCAGGGATATTTAAATGATACAAAATCAATATTGGAATTATACAAGGCTTCGGAGGTCAGTGTGTCAGAAAATGAATGCATCTTAGATAACATAGGCGACTGGTCAGCCAGTTTATTGACAGAAAAGTTGTTCTCCGACTGGGTGCAAACAACGCCACTCTTTCAAGAG GTGGAGTATGCTCTTAAATTTCCCTTTTATGCCACAATGGAACGTCTAGACCATAAGAGGAACATTGAACACTTTAATATTTATGGTTCTCATATGCTAAAGACAGAACAGTT GCCATGTTGCGTCAACCAAGATTTTCTGGCTTTGGCTATTCAAGATTTCGATTTTTCTCAATCTATTTACCAGTATGAACTCCTGCATCTTGAAAG TTGGGCGAAAGAAAACCGGCTGGACCAGCCACAGTTTGCACGTCAGAAGCTGTCATATTGTTATCTCGCTGCTGCTGCTACCATATTCCCTCCTGAACTGTCTGATGCTCGCATGTCATGGTCAAAAAATGGAGTGCTCACAACTGTTGTTGATGATTTCTTCGATGTTGGAGGATCACAAGAAGAACATGAAAACCTCATAGCATTAGTTGAGAA GTGGGATGAGCACTCCAAAGATGAGTTCTACTCTGAGCAAGTGAAAATATTGTTTTGTGCTATCTATACGACAGTGAATCAACTTGCAGCAGTGGCTTCTGCAGTACAAAGCCGTGATGTGCAAAAGCACCTGATAGAATTA TGGCTTCAGCTGTTGAGGTCTATGATGTCTGAGGCAGAATGGCGGATGAGGCAATATGTGCCAACAATTGAGCAATACATGTCAAATGCAGTTGTTTCATTCACACTGGGGCCCACTGTGCTCACATCATTGTATTTTATCGGGGAAAAGATCTCGGACTGCGTAGTCAATGATCAAGAATACAAAGAGTTATTTAGGCTAATGAGCACTTGTGGTCGTCTTCTCAATGATATCCAAGGCCTTGAG AGGGAGAGCATGGAGGGAAACCTGGATTATGTCTCACTACTTGTTCACCACAGTGGTGGTTCTATGTCAATTGAAACGGCTAAAGAAACGATACGGAAGTCCATAGCGTCATGTAGAAAAGACTTGCTAAAGCTGGTTCTTAGGGAAGACACTGCTGTTCCTAGGCCGTGCAAGGAGCTGTTCTGGAAGATGTGCAAGACAGTTCACTTGTTCTACTCCCAGACCGATGGATTTAGCTCGCCGAGCGAAATGGTGAGTGCGGTGAATGCAGTTATCAGCGAGCC TTTAAAGTTACAAGAGGGGCACGCACGATTAAGCATCTTCCTGCCCAAGAAGCTACTAGTATAA